cttccttcctgctCTCAGGGGTGAGGCAGGAGGGTCCTGCCCGGCCGTGCAGCACCAAGCCCACCCCCCAGGCTGGGATAAGGGTGACTCGGAGGCACGTTGGGTGCCCGGGACACACCTGAAGATGGGATCAAGTCTCGTAACTGCTTCTCCACCTCTCACCTCCAAACAGCgcaggaggaaagcaaaaatcACACAGTGGATGTAAGGCTAAAAAGCAAGAATGAATTAGGTTTGTGTGGAGGCAAGACAACACAATTGGTTTTAACGACAAGGGGATCCAGGGCCCTCTGTAGCAAATGCTTCAGCTATTGAAAAAGTCCAAAACGGGAAGAAGCTAAACTGGTGTTTCACATACATTTTTATCTCAAGGCAAAAGCCTTGACTTCATACTGCAGTTTTAGCTCAGATAATCTGCACTCCAACAGGCAGGATCAGAGATCACATCTTTCTTCTGTGGAAGCAGCATTAGACCGATTGGTTGATTAATAATATCGCTGCCTTATACACGAGCTCCGCTTAATCCCCCCCCCATTACTGCCCGTATGATCCAGCATCCAGGGGTCACATGAGACGCAAGCCCATGATTACTTGGATGTGCCTCCCCTGCCGACATTTAATGTGAAACTTTGACCACATAAACCCATGCTTTATTTACAGGGAGAGTTATACAAGCCCGGTGCAAGTCCATCACGTTAGAACAGTCACCCTTTCCAAAACACCCATCATCAAATTGCTCCTTACTGCAAAGACAGCTACGAAGATGTTATTCCATGACTCAGAATGGCTGTCGTGTGACAACAAAAAAcgctataagaaaaaaaatatcagtcagTTAGAAAAATTCTTTTGCATGGCGTGCCTCAATGCAGGGTTGGAACAAGTGTGGGATGTAGGGATGCTTAGCTTCTTATCTTCAGGATCTGTAACTATTTTTTTGGGTTCATATTGCCTCAAGGAGCTGTGGCTTCCTTGGCTACAGGTAATTCAGAGGTCAAAGCAGGCAGGTTAGATCGACGTTTTCCATCATTGCTTCTCTCTTCTCAGTACTTTCACCTCCTCCTGTCTGCTCACTGCATCCCTCCAGCTCTTCCCACTCCACCACCTTCCCCTCCCATGCTACCCCAGCTGCCAAAATACTGTTATTGTAACAGCTTTTTATAactaaataaactaaaaatatccTAGTCAAACAAAGGATTAACAAGTCAAATCTTGGTCTCTTCTCTCACTCACCAGCCTGGACCTTTTCTTCTCCTGTTGTCTTTCCTCACTCTGTCTTTGTGACAGTTGGCACTTTGACAGGGAATTTGGGAAGCGCTTCCTGCTTTTCCCGTTTGCGCTACTAGGACCATTGTGGAATTTAAGAGGACATGTTTACTTACCGGTGTAGAGAACATCAACCAGCCCAGTGGTGGAAACACAGGAATCAAAGTAGAGAAGATGAAGTAAACTGCTTCATTATTGAACATATAGAGAATGAAATTCACCTGGAATAAAGTAGGAAAAGTATTTCCAATATTCATGTGTTGTCGCTACAAAATAGGCTATTTGTCATCGATTTGGGCTATTCTGCTGAAAATCAGTATATTTGAAATGAAACCTCAAGTGACAAGATGTGTAAATCAGACACTTCAGGGTGAAGATTCACTGCACTTACCAGAATGAAGATGGAAGACCAAATGTAACGATTACTTCGTCCCGTGCGAAATTTAAAGGCAATTAAATAGACAAGGAGGACAAGAGACGCTCCATAACCAATGATGCAAATTATCTGGAGAGAGAGACTGATGTCAGCGACAAGGAGGTGGGTGTAGATATATGAAAACCTCCCTGGAGCAGTCTGTTTcgattaaaatatttaaagcaaaaactCACTGCAAAGCAAGGGAGGGGGATTTGTGCCTGCCCGTTTTCCCGTACGCAGAGAGCTCACCAGGGGCAGCACGGTGCTGGCCTGCAGAGGGCACGTGCGGTTGGAGAGCACCACGACCCCAAACATGAGGCACACCAGGGTCCAGAGGAGCGGGACGTCCACCAGCGCCTGCCCGCACCAGTACGCCGAGGGGAAGAGCCCTGCGAGCCGCAGCTGGGCGCGAGCCTGGAGCTGAGAAAGCAAATGGGAAAAGAGAGGTGATTTAGAAGAGCCTAAAACATCAGTTCTCTTCCTTCTCCGTTACCTTCTCTCCATCCTTTCCTGGCTGAGCTTTCCAAGCACTTTCAattctttcttatttaaaattcaatTCTTTCAATTTAATATTCAATTCTTTCTTGTTTAAAACCGCATCATTcttaaaaggggggaaaaagaaataatcaaaattcCTCCTGACTCCAAAATCTTTATTAACACCCAAACTGTTCTGAGACCCAGCCGATTCCCCAAGATGCAGGGTAATGTGCTTTGGCACAACACTGTGCTCATgtggctgtatttttttaatagcatcctACCTAGAAATGCCAGCCAGCCCACTGGTacatgacctgtgctccagagacATTGCATCTGCATTCCCTTCTTGTGCAAGATCACCGACAGCACATGTTTTTTACCTTATAATCTTCCATGCTGCTTACTGCAAAGTGAGGAGACAAACCAGCAACCAAAATCAGCATGTAGCTGagacagatgaagaaaatatCCCTCTTTAATTCTGGATTTTGTGTCTGTGGAACAGAAATTCAGAGTCATCAATAATCAACGGCTGCTCAGGGAAAATCTGGCTAGCTTGACGCTCATAGGGTGGTTCAACACGCAAATGAGCAGTAAGACTAATAGTAAAGATATTCATGtttaagaacacaaaacaagGCAACAAAGCAAGCATTTAACATCTTAGAATTTGCAAAAAGTATTGGAATTACTGCAAGTTATTGAGGAGGGATCTTTTTGATGCTGATTCTTGCCAAATGGATGCTGAAGGAAGGTGAGGTTTGCAAGTATTACCGCTGTATTCCTACCACATTGCCACACAGCACGAGCTTAAATGTCTTATGGCACTGAAATCCCATAGAGCTCttaaacactgcagaagaaattGTCATTAAATAAGCACCGGTATTGACTGCTGAGCAGTGTCCCCAGGAACTGGCCAGCAGTTGGACCACTGACCCCCAACCCCTTGGTGGCTGCTCATCCAACCAGATTTCCAACCCCTCTAGTCCTTATCACTTCAGCGTGGCTATTCCATTTCGTCTTCACCAAGGCAGACAGGGCACTCACGTTGTAAAAGGGCTCAGTCCAGACACGGATGCGCGCGGTGGAATTGAAGAGCCTGAGGAAGGTGTTGCTGAGGATGTTGATGAGCACGGGGAAGCAGTTGACGGGCTCTGCACTGCACATGACCGTGAATCGGTAGCTCTGAAGGTGGAAAAGCAAAAGATGTTACCTTCGTGCCCGTGAGaggtgtgaggagcagctgaCCGCAGTGAGGGGTTTAGAGAAAAGCAATGACAAAGGCAATCAGACAGCTTTATTGGTGGAATCATGAGCAAAATGATTGATGAAGACAATTTCTGGAGAAAACCGCAAAGGACTTGCATTGATGCTTTTATCTAAAGATCACTGTGAAGAAGCATACAGCGGAAAGAACCAAATATCATCTTGGCTTCCCACAAACAGGACTACTGATATTATTTAATATGGCCAACAAATATTCTCCCTTTTGCTGGTGTGTATTTCGCCGTGCCTCAtttaaacacatttcagaaaatcGTGTTGACGTACaggatgaaagaaggaaaaaaaatacccctCACCTTGCCTTCCAGGGATATTTTTATAGCTCCATTGTGCAGTGGAATGCTTGTGACGTTTTTCTCATGAGTTATTTCTGGGGTTATGTTTTGAGTCTTCAAAGCAGCAACGAAATCCTCAATTTCTGATCCTGAAATCAAGTGAGGAACAGAAATTAATTAgagtttttttccttgaaatataaACAGTTACATATAGACAAGTTCCCACTTGCAAAGCAGAGGTATGTTTAAAAACCCGATACCATACAGAACCTAAGCAAACTTATATTTTCtctatctttttctattttaattaaattggtTGAACACAATATATGTTTCCTTactttgtttgtttactttttttttttttttcaatttgcctGGTTCATTACTCTTTCAAGTATCAGCTACTCCGTTATCGTTACTAAAACTGGATTTGCTTCTGCTCAAAAGAAAATACCTCCCAAAGCCACAAATATATAAAGGAACGTACAGAAAGAGTAAGGCAAGGTTGGTCTATCAACTCTAAGAGGACTCAGAGTGGTGCAGAAAGTGAATCAACATCACATGTTCTTCTTCACCTGTATCATTGAAGATGAGAAGGTTTGTCGACTTATCTTGAATTTTCTCTTCAGTGGGAAGAAAATACAAGCTAGCCGTGATTTCCCAGTTACTGGAGCTGTCCCACAGTTGAAATCCAATGAAAAGTGTCATTATTGGAAGGATAAATATTCCAAAGAACAGCAATCTAGatggaaaaagagaccaaaagCGGGTCCAGGGGAACTCCACCTTTAATTGTGCGGTTTATGTTGAGAAAGACAAGGGGAAATTTAAAACTTAAGCAATTCAGAGCTCTACCAGTAAGTTCCAACTCTCATTATTACTGCAGGTTTTAATCATTTTCCACCCAATTCTCTGCTTCTGAACATTTCCATCAGTATTTAAGCCTTTCCTCAGTCACTCAAGGGAACGATCAAATCCTCCGCAAAGCACCGAGCCAGCACGAGGGCTGCAGAGTAGGCAAGCGCTCTCCTACTTACATGGAGCGGAGAAACTTTCCATCATGCTTTAGTTTTAAGAAGCGAACTCTCATCACGGCACACACTTGCTGCCTCCAGAGCGCCATCCCACTCACTGCCACCCTCTCCTGCTCAGGAAACACCAGGTGGCTTTGGTCCCACTCCTCGAGGTCTCTGTCTTCTGTATGTTCACCATGAGAAATACCGTTATCCACAAAGAGCATTCAAAGGACACATTTTAATTGCAAACAATCAACAAGGATATTCTGTTCTGAATagagaaacactttttttttttttttttttttttttagccagaaAAGAAACAAGGGCAGAGAAAAGGGGCCATAATTTATCCAGAACATGATTTACAACGGTGAATTCAGACTGACTGAACTCGGGCTCATATGGAAACACATCCAATATCTTCACTGGCCTTCTGAAATGCCTTTTGTCTAGTTTATCCCATCCCACCTCCTGGTCTGGGCAGTATACCCTTCAAAGGCAAACACCCTTCCAACATCAGTCTTCAATTCTTGTGCTTAAAAGCTTATGGAAAGTCAAGACTGAATTATCTCGACTTCTCCAAGATTAGATTCTTCACTAAAGGAGTGTTGAATACGACTGCAACTCTTGACCTACCAAAACCTACCGAAATTCACATTTAAGAGAAACTCATTagatatttaattaaaacatatgCGGAACCTTAATCAAACCACACTCACGAACTGGAGTCAATGTTTTACCTTCTTGACCGATGGCTTCCTCGCCCTCCAGTTTCAGGAAAACATCTTCCAGGGTTGTCCTGCTAACCTCATAATTAACAACCCCCTGCAAAAAACTGCTCTCGAGATGGCTGAACAGATCTGCAGGATAGAAACAACCAGACTCAGCCTAGCAACCCAGGCTAGTGTTGAGCAGAAACTCGGGCTAGCACGATTAACACTATGTCCTAGCATTCACATCATTGAACTCCGTAACTTAAAAACCATGGCAAAATTATCACGCCCTTCAGAGACAAGTAGTGGAAAATGCAGACTTCTTGATTACCATCGGCCTTTCTGGTAGGAGAAACATCatcctgaaaccagaggagactCGGTGGATTTTAGTTTGTGGATTAGTTGGATTTTCTTTAGTTCATCTGCATTATTAACATCAGCATGTCCATTAGAGGCTTTCTTTAAGGCTGATGCAGCTCTGGCCTTCCTCATTACAGTATGGATCAGGGACTATAGTTATTCCCTTCACAGCaactttgctttctgcttttcccaCCATTTGGTTTCCCTTTACAAGCCTGGCGCAAAGACAGGCTTTTCTTACCTGGGAAGCAATCCGTGTTTTCCAGAGGAAGCGTATAACACAGTTCACCCCGCTTCTGCCCTTTGAGCACAGCATCAGGGATGTACTGCCTGACCAGGGATGATGTGAGCTCAGGGTCACACAGGTCATTTATGCGTATCCTGTTTGTATCAAAAAGCAATTGCTATAATATTAaatgaggggggggaaaaaaaaaaaaaaaagcatgcaccATCCGTTTAAAATACAAAGTCGTTCCTCAAGCCACAGGGAAACCTCCAAACCTGGGCAGCATTTCAATGGGAATTTTTATAGACATCTGCCAGTGCCCCTGGTTTTGCCATGCATGTAAGAAATAGTTGAGGTTAGCAATAATCATCCTGGCCAGTGCTGCTAAACCAAGAACACAGACATTACAATCCAAAGAAAATCAACTTCACGTTAAAGCTGCTGTACGTCACTCTGGCACCACAGCGTATGTGGAAATAGCAATTCATCTTACTCTGGTCCCCCTCTGGCTGTGAAGGAGGTTGCAAAGTCATTTTAGCTACATGCTCAGAGCTTTCAGGATTGGGTTCCAAAGAAAAACAGCTTGCTATCCAAAGCAAGATGTTTTTGGCAGCCTCAAAAGTCTTCTGAAATGAATGGTCAAGATTTCTATTACTTTATATAGAAATTCTATAGAGACACAGACTCTGCATGAAAACACTCACAGCAACTAGAAACTTTCCATAAAAAGAGTGATGACCAAAAAGAAGAGGATTTACCTTAAGTGATAGCCAATTCCCCATTTTCTCTTCAAGTACAGAGATGAGCCAACACACTGTAATGTCCCATTTGAGAGGAAAGCTTTCCGATCTAAGGAGGAAGGAATACAAAGGATTTAGGGGGGATTTACAACAGCGCAGTAAACTGACCTCACGCTGCTCCTTCTGAACTCAACAGATATTTTCATAATGAAGTCGAGAGGACTAAAACCAGGCCagttctgaagatttttttcttcttaaactgcTGCCTTTCTCCCAAGCGTCAAGGTTAATcttttaattatgcatttttaCAGGCTTGTGGAAAATTTCCCATGCAGCCCAGGAGTAATAAGGAAACAGGAGAGGTATTCGTTCAAACAACATCACTAATTTTTTGTGAGTGCTGCTAGTGGTATATCCAGATAATATGCAACTGCTTCATCCTGAAGCAGAGCACAGGCAAGGGCTTGGAGGGTCACGTCAGCCTTTGCTCAGCTTGGGGTGGGCGGTCGCGATCAGACAAAACGCGTCCAGCGAGCACGGACTGTGGGCTCGTTTGCAAACCATCATTAGCCACAGTGTGAAAATCTGGGCTCACCCGCATGAGCATCAGCCTCCTCCATGGACTGGGTCGTGAAGAGCGTCACGCGTCCAGCCTGGCGCTCCTTCAGAAGGCTCCACACGTGGTGCCTGGAGCACGGATCCAACCCGGCCGTCGGCTCGTCTAAAAACAACACCTACAAAGGTGAACAAGATCAGATCTCCACCTGTTCAAGCCAGCAATTCTGCGTTTACATCATTTCATTGCATGCTTTTGATGATCTCACTCTTAAGATTAAAATTCATCCTCAAATATCAGCCGTTTTTATTGCTCTTTCTTCTGTTACAATATTATTCAGAGATTCCTCAAGCATTCTGGCAGCCAAGCGAACGAGTAGGTCAGCAGACTTGGAGTGCCAGAGGAAAAGTACAAATCTCTGCATGCCAAGACAAAATGCAAAGCTATGTGCTAAACCAGGACACGTTTTGTGTGTGTAAACACGATCGGTCCCTACCTGGGGATTCCCTAAAATTGCAATTCCAAgagacagttttcttttttgtccccCACTCAAAGTATCGGCGTGAACGTCCTGAAGGTTGGTGAGATCCAACATCACAAGAACTTTCTGCACCTTGGCAATAGGCAAAGACAAGATTTCCAAAGCATTGGTCATATTTTAATTCATAAATGGCTATCACACAGTACAATAGAGTATAACTTCAAGatttaaacattatttattttaaatggctttgcttAGAGATAAATACTGTAAATCTGAATTCTAAATCTTTTATAACATGAGGatagaaaagagctgaaaaaaacaCTTCTTCCATAAATTTGGGTTGTTGTAATTTCCATAGAACAAGACGCTGGCGATAATATTTGATAAAGAAAGCTCAGACTGGCCAAGATGCCATAAACCAGAGCGACTGACAAGCACACACCAACCTCTTGCTCTACTTCCTTCTGCTGAATCCCCTTGATGTGAGCAAAAGTTCTCAAGTTTTCCTTCACCGTTAAGGcttcaaaatgcaaattaaactgGGGGCAAATCCCAATCATTCCCCGAATTTCTTCCATATCCCATAGTTCAGAAACTTTGTAGTTGTATATCATTGCAGAACCTGTACGCAGGAATGAATGAATCAAATTTTACACAGTATTTCCCAGTCCCAAGGGGAAAGCAAACTGCTTTGTGGTCATACCTTTGACATTAATTCCAGCATTGGGGATGTTTctcaagtgggtttttttgtgggttttttttttgtttttttttttttaaaaaaaaagaaaaaaaaaaagaaaaaaacctttgtgtTGTCCAAAGCTTTGATATcactcaaaaatatttcagacgGTCAAATTTCTCCCTTAAGAACTAAAACGTATTTCCTATAGGTGTGCTGCTCATGGAATACATCAAGCCATCCAGATGGAGAACCAACCAGCTGTGGATGCTCGCATGCACGAGCGTATCCACAGAGGATGCATTAGCCCCAAAGCTCATGTTGGAGAATCTGCCCTGACAACAAACCGGACTGAATGACTGAGGGAAAACTTGGGGTTTTGCATCTTTACCCCCTtacacttgaaaaaaacaaacagtttctCCTCTTCAGCCTTCAGATTCATCATCTTACCTGCTGAAGGCTTGGAAAATCCACTGAGCACATTTAAGAGAGCAGTTTTTCCAGATCCGCTATGACCAAGTAATGCAGTGATCTGGCCTTCGTATATATTTAAGGACAAACCTAGAGTAGAAATAGGATAACGTTAGGATGTTTTGTGAGAAAGAGACTCGTACCTGTGGCTTGCTGCCAAGTACGACAGAGGAGTGACATTTCTTTTGAAGCTGAGAGGCAAAAACACAGATCCAAAAACATGGGTTGCATCTTCAGGAGTTAGGACTAACCTTACTAAGGAACTTGCAGTCATGTCTTGATTGAACCAGTTTATTAATTTCGATATTTAAAGAATTTTGACTTCTGTTTTCTGCAAGGTTCATAACCTTTCATTTTAGTGTAGCTCAAGAGAGATCCAGAGAAAGAGGCCCAGAGCCTTTCCAGCGTGTGCAATTTCAAGAGTTATTTCAAAGCAGCCAGACTTAGCcacctaattttctttttcttttttttttttttttttaatacttattttttatttttgtggattGTTTGGATTTACTCAATATAAACCTTTGAGACCATATTGATACTTTCACTGTCACTTGGAGTTCTTGTTAAATAAAGGCATTTAACAAATATCCCACAACTATGCTTTGATTATCCCAACTACTTGCATACTTGCAGTTGACAGACGTGCAAGTGCTTGGTGAACATGGCTCAGCCAGTGACAGCAGAATTGACTGTAGCCAGGAACCAAAATACCAAGTTTTGTTTGCCCAAAATAGTTTACATTTTGAAAGGGAggtttaaaaagggatttttagaGTGGGTCATAGCTTCAAAACCACAGCTTTTAAGGACACTTCTGCTGTTGCgaaaataataaatagtaattttcctGGAGTGAACAGGAAGATAACAACCTGGTAGAAATTTGCCAGTAATTTACCCCAGCAGAAATAACCGTTGCATAACATATTTTAGCAGTGTGGAGGCAGAATTAAGTACATCCAGTACATTTCAAAACAGTTTGGGTTCATATCTAgtgaaaaatgacattaaaagcATTACAAAACTTCTCTTACCCCTTAAAGCTTCAGTTCTCTTGCTGCCcttcttgtatatttttttaatattgtttagtCTAAAGGAAAGCAAGCAAGCCGTTACTATTGAATCTCACAATTTTGGCATGTTTCCTCTGCCTCAAAATAACCTTTGAAAAACTATTGGAAGAATATTTCTCAACCTTCTCCTCAAACCGATCCAGCAGAATTAGCTAATTGCTTTtctaaaagatgtttaaaaagtTTCAAAGTCAAACTCAATAAACATTTAGTGAATGAAGCAGGAAGCCCTAGGGAATGAGATAATACGTGGTTATATAATTAAAAGCAATGATCTAGCTATTATTTTAGCGTATTTATATTTGCTTTCTAGTAATAAGCAACAGCAAAGGGCCGTTCGAGCCCGGTGAGGATGTAAATAACAGCATCTTATGCAGCACCTTCCACCCGCAGTGTTCTTAAAGATGCCAGCAAAGGGGAAcagactcactgctgctgctcgTGGGGCAGCGAGCTGCTCCCTGGCACAGAGGATGCACCACGTCCAAGAAATGTTCAAATCCAGCTCTGGAGGGAAACGAAACGCCGAACAAACCCTCCCTTTCACATATTTGCCATTCAGCTTATCTGTACACATTAGATGGCCGAGTCCAACGTTTACCAGTGCGATACAGCTATGCTCTCTAGACTCCATTCTAACGTGCAGGGTTATATTTTTCATGCCTACAGGAGTCTTTACCTAATTGCTTCCTTCCCATCGAAGCCTGGAGGCATCGGCTCGGTGTTATTCCTGGAGATGGGTTCATGGCTGCTCTCGTTGCCAGCTCGCAGCCCCACATACCCGCTCCTGGGCTTGAACCAGTAGGAGGGTCTCAGGAAGAACGAAGGGGGATGTGGCACTCCGTATTTGCCTAATTCCGAAACAGAGAAGGTGAGTTATCAACCCAAACCTGCTATCTGACAGTTCAACTTGGACAAACGCCATGTCCAGCCATCTCTTCCTCTTTAGCTGCAGAATCCAGACTTTTAGCAGTGTAAAAGGACGGCTAAATTCTGCAGTGTAAGTTGTCCACTCGTCCACGTCTGTAAATCACAGCACAGACCTCACTGACTAACTCATTGGCCCAGAGCATACAGGGAAATCAGGTCAAATCCTACAACATCCCTTTAAACCCAGTGGTTAGGGCTGTTGGAGTAGGATCTCAGTGACTTGCTGCAGGGTTTAACGTTCCTTTTGGAGCCTGTTTTTGAGGCAGGACCAAATGAGGTAGCGACATGCACCCAGCTTCTGGGAAAACAGGATTCTTCCCGACCATTCTTTTTCTGAGCAATACAGAAAATCTCGTTTTCACCCCTGTTGTAACGTGGCAAGGCTCATTGCTGTTAAGATGCCCTGCCACAACCTGACCAGTTTGCTACCGGgccactttttttgttgttacatgTAGATTAGTCTTCTCAGCTCTATCCCATAGCTCCTTTGGCAATTTCCTCCCTACGAGGGGAGAGGATTATAGAGAAAAATGCAGAGGAATTGGTATTCTTTCTCTCACATTTCTACTTACCAGGCAAAACCTTATCAAAGTAGATGGCCAACAGCAAATACAAGACACTGTCAAGGCTCAGTATGATGTACAGATTAAAGAAAGGGTACAACTCTGGTGAAAAGGCTGGTCCatatttttccaattttattatctagggggaaaaaaaaaaaaaaaaaaaaaaaaaaaaaagcacgtcaGATGCAACACTT
The sequence above is drawn from the Athene noctua chromosome 18, bAthNoc1.hap1.1, whole genome shotgun sequence genome and encodes:
- the LOC141968080 gene encoding ABC-type organic anion transporter ABCA8-like isoform X2, encoding MENTSSGGKMQGMFKRASKIFQQTRALLWKNILLTWRMKTESFQEWITLAIFLLIIQTSSTMIFHYPRQEIPYDFLGRLDDPAFNATGVTLAYTPVTNTTRRIMSKVASDSALTGIIIEEVENEKKLETRGIGEEDIIGVVFKNDFSYHLRFQSYSVLPSNDAYEHIDTCFNFSSSYCKVPSYWYAGFLSVQSSIDAAVIEVKTNHSVWEEMKSISGIRLKSPLIKPVYKLDYIWFIIYIILCFSPYMYFLSVKVIREKKKLKVLMRAMGLQDIAFWLSWSLLYTVYISITASLLTLITITEVTHDHNFVEIYFFYFFYGVASIHFCFMLSSLLKQPNIASFVGFVLHVIFGLLGFLTLFKKLPQSLEWILNLFSPFAFTAGFSKIIKLEKYGPAFSPELYPFFNLYIILSLDSVLYLLLAIYFDKVLPGKYGVPHPPSFFLRPSYWFKPRSGYVGLRAGNESSHEPISRNNTEPMPPGFDGKEAIRLNNIKKIYKKGSKRTEALRGLSLNIYEGQITALLGHSGSGKTALLNVLSGFSKPSAGSAMIYNYKVSELWDMEEIRGMIGICPQFNLHFEALTVKENLRTFAHIKGIQQKEVEQEKVLVMLDLTNLQDVHADTLSGGQKRKLSLGIAILGNPQVLFLDEPTAGLDPCSRHHVWSLLKERQAGRVTLFTTQSMEEADAHADRKAFLSNGTLQCVGSSLYLKRKWGIGYHLRIRINDLCDPELTSSLVRQYIPDAVLKGQKRGELCYTLPLENTDCFPDLFSHLESSFLQGVVNYEVSRTTLEDVFLKLEGEEAIGQEEDRDLEEWDQSHLVFPEQERVAVSGMALWRQQVCAVMRVRFLKLKHDGKFLRSILLFFGIFILPIMTLFIGFQLWDSSSNWEITASLYFLPTEEKIQDKSTNLLIFNDTGSEIEDFVAALKTQNITPEITHEKNVTSIPLHNGAIKISLEGKSYRFTVMCSAEPVNCFPVLINILSNTFLRLFNSTARIRVWTEPFYNTQNPELKRDIFFICLSYMLILVAGLSPHFAVSSMEDYKLQARAQLRLAGLFPSAYWCGQALVDVPLLWTLVCLMFGVVVLSNRTCPLQASTVLPLIICIIGYGASLVLLVYLIAFKFRTGRSNRYIWSSIFILVNFILYMFNNEAVYFIFSTLIPVFPPLGWLMFSTPRFLLSHDSHSESWNNIFVAVFAPYIHCVIFAFLLRCLEVRGGEAVTRLDPIFRIQRRRAVTRQNRDHPGEESPEVQAERERVRSVMASLHQEEESVIVVNSLRKEYEDKRASSIFKKKKKVAVKNLSFSVKKGEVLGLIGPNGAGKSTTINMISGDITVTAGEVLLQGRDAVASSPGQRSPGCLGCCPQRDPLWPALTVHQHLEAYAAVRGMSKEDAAVSINCIEKALDLQKHSKTPARRLSAGETRKLCFALSVLGDPTVMLWDEPSVGMDLKGQRRMWKVIQTAMKSKERAAILSTQYLEEVAAMCDRVAILGSGQLRYIGSLEDLKSKFGTSYHLEVKMMDTGQSDALHAEILQLFPCAARQERTTSLLVYKIPMEDALPLSQSFSKLETAKRNFRLEEYSLSLHTLQQAFVDLTRDLEEHDLDTASDGVVEQRPLHP
- the LOC141968080 gene encoding ATP-binding cassette sub-family A member 10-like isoform X4, with amino-acid sequence MLSSLLKQPNIASFVGFVLHVIFGLLGFLTLFKKLPQSLEWILNLFSPFAFTAGFSKIIKLEKYGPAFSPELYPFFNLYIILSLDSVLYLLLAIYFDKVLPGKYGVPHPPSFFLRPSYWFKPRSGYVGLRAGNESSHEPISRNNTEPMPPGFDGKEAIRLNNIKKIYKKGSKRTEALRGLSLNIYEGQITALLGHSGSGKTALLNVLSGFSKPSAGSAMIYNYKVSELWDMEEIRGMIGICPQFNLHFEALTVKENLRTFAHIKGIQQKEVEQEVQKVLVMLDLTNLQDVHADTLSGGQKRKLSLGIAILGNPQVLFLDEPTAGLDPCSRHHVWSLLKERQAGRVTLFTTQSMEEADAHADRKAFLSNGTLQCVGSSLYLKRKWGIGYHLRIRINDLCDPELTSSLVRQYIPDAVLKGQKRGELCYTLPLENTDCFPDLFSHLESSFLQGVVNYEVSRTTLEDVFLKLEGEEAIGQEEDRDLEEWDQSHLVFPEQERVAVSGMALWRQQVCAVMRVRFLKLKHDGKFLRSILLFFGIFILPIMTLFIGFQLWDSSSNWEITASLYFLPTEEKIQDKSTNLLIFNDTGSEIEDFVAALKTQNITPEITHEKNVTSIPLHNGAIKISLEGKSYRFTVMCSAEPVNCFPVLINILSNTFLRLFNSTARIRVWTEPFYNTQNPELKRDIFFICLSYMLILVAGLSPHFAVSSMEDYKLQARAQLRLAGLFPSAYWCGQALVDVPLLWTLVCLMFGVVVLSNRTCPLQASTVLPLIICIIGYGASLVLLVYLIAFKFRTGRSNRYIWSSIFILVNFILYMFNNEAVYFIFSTLIPVFPPLGWLMFSTPRFLLSHDSHSESWNNIFVAVFAPYIHCVIFAFLLRCLEVRGGEAVTRLDPIFRIQRRRAVTRQNRDHPGEESPEVQAERERVRSVMASLHQEEESVIVVNSLRKEYEDKRASSIFKKKKKVAVKNLSFSVKKGEVLGLIGPNGAGKSTTINMISGDITVTAGEVLLQGRDAVASSPGQRSPGCLGCCPQRDPLWPALTVHQHLEAYAAVRGMSKEDAAVSINCIEKALDLQKHSKTPARRLSAGETRKLCFALSVLGDPTVMLWDEPSVGMDLKGQRRMWKVIQTAMKSKERAAILSTQYLEEVAAMCDRVAILGSGQLRYIGSLEDLKSKFGTSYHLEVKMMDTGQSDALHAEILQLFPCAARQERTTSLLVYKIPMEDALPLSQSFSKLETAKRNFRLEEYSLSLHTLQQAFVDLTRDLEEHDLDTASDGVVEQRPLHP